ATctcccaaattgagtcaaacttgcgtggagtgcgtggtaatcccaCCACAAAAtctatattaatcatttcccacttctacattggaatttctatgttttgtgccaacctaCCAGGCTGTTGGTGTTCGGCCTTGACCTGCTGAAAATTCGGACACCTTTCCACAAAGTCTACCACATTCCTTTTTATGTCATTTCACCAATAGCCTTCCTTGACAtaatgatacatcttcgtagaacctgggtgcacggaatacctagaagtgtgagcctctgtcatgattctttcccggagatcatctacatttggaacacttagccacccttggtaccttagtgtaccataatCCATGCCAAAagtaaaagccatagttttatgtttatgaatccccttctccaattgcaccaaaaatggatcgttgtattgcttctctttaacttccacaacaagcgatgatttagccctattttgtacaattacccctccttcattagagtccacaagacgaactcccaaactagccaatcgatggacttccttggccaatggcctttgacatgcctccaagtgagctaaATTACCCATAGATTTCAGACTAAGaacatctgccacaacattggcttttcccaggtgatatagaatatcaatgtcgtaatccttgagtaactcaagccatcttctctgcctcagactcaactccttttgtttgaaaatatattgaagactcttgtggtctatgaatacatccacatggaccccatacaaataatgacgccaaatgttcaatgcaaaaaccaccgccgcaagttctaagtcgtgtgttggataattcttctcatgatacttgagttgcctagaagcatatgctataaccttgtcgtgttgcattaacacacacccaagaccaattcttgaagcatcacaatataccacaaatccatttgTATCCTCTGGCAGGGCCAACACCGGtctcgtagtcaatcttgatttcaactcctggaagctcctttcacaagcatcgaacCATTGGAACGTAACCGCTTTctaagtcaatttagtcaatggagaggcaagagtagagaacctctccacaaacttcctgtaataccctgctaagcccaagaaactacaaATTTTGgttggcgttgtaggtctaggccaattcttcactgctgcaatcttttgaggatcaaccttaattccttttctggagacaacatgacccaagaatgtgactgactcgagccaaaattcacattttgaaaacatcgcatacaattggtgctgatgtagagtctgcaacactgccctgagatgatcggcatgatcctctcgaccttgtgaatacacaagaatatcatcaatgaatactatcacaaaggaatcgagaaaaggcttaaaaacccgattcataagatccatgaaagccgccgaggcatttgttagcccaaaagacattactagaaattcaaagtgcccataccgggtccagAAAGCTGTTTTCTGAATATcctactccctgatcttcaattggtggtacccggaccgtaaatcaaatttggagaagtacttagcaccctgtaATTTatcaaataaatcatatattcttGGTAATaggtatttttttttattgtgaCCTTATTCAGCTGGCGGtagtcgatacacatcctcagtgatccatctttcttcctcacaaagagaaccggtgcgccctatggtgacacactcggtcgaaTGAAACCCTTTTCTATCAAATCCtccaattgttcctttagcttcttaaattctgctggtgccatcctaTAGGGTAGAACAGATATAGggtgcgtgtctggcatcacagcAATCCCaatatcaatctccctgtctagtGGGATCCcggggagctcatcaggaaagaccactagaaattcattcacaactggcacagattCTAGTGTAGGTgtctcagcatcggtgtccataacccggaccaaatgatagatacactccttattaatcatcttcgtggccttaaggtaagatataaacctaccttttggcatcacattatcccCTTTCCATTCAACAACTGGcgcatttggaaattcaaacctcacagtcctagttcggcaatcgagcttggcaaaacatgaataaagccaatccattcccattattacatcaaaatcaaccatccccaattcaatgagatcggccacggtgtcccgaccacgcaccgtgacaacacaacctcTATAAACCcatgcggccataatagactcgccaaccggagcagatacagagaatgactcaggaagctattccggttctatccccaATTCCATAGCAACagaaggggtaacataggacaatgtggaaccgggatcaataagagcatatacatcatgagattggacagtcattatacctgtgacaacatctggagaagcctctgcactctagcgaccactcatagcataaaaACTGCTCGGTCCTTCTAAACTctgcgcaccacccctagctgcaccatgccctacTGGTTCTGGAGTGCCTCaggctggagggggtgctgaagatgtagcagctgtagaactggatggttgtgttgtgcccctgcccgcaccctggcgggataaATGACACTCCCTCttaatatgacccctcaatccgcacctGTAACACataggtaggtccatgtagcagatGGTGCATTTTCCCACACccggggcatgggggcctccgctgctgctagaatctccctcctgatcggccctactggtggggtcccctgctgccctgattgggcctgaaatgactcccctgctgctgactaggccctgCTGGCAGtccactggctgaagactgagcaacagACTGGGATAGCCttaatgaccctcccctgaaagctgatcttcccccaccaaatgactccccaaagttgcccacgaaccgggccttgctggtaccctcttACTCCATTTTGTTCTTCAACTTATGGTtttctgtagcttgagcaaattctaccatcttcccatagttcatatctaaattcaaggcagctgtagcggcctcattgataaccaaagggctaaggccttgcacaaaccggcgcactctagcctccatagtaggcaacatgagaatggAATATTTAGACAGACGtgtgaactccatgtgatactcccacacattcttacttccttgcttaaggttctcaaactctgCAACACGAGCTGCCCTAGTCTCGACCAACATGAAATGGTCCATGAAAGCgccagcaaactcactccacctcgctggagggctcccctcctccagagtcctcccacagctcaaaccaagaataggccacccctttcaggcggtaggcggccaactccactcccttcGTCTCAGTAGAGCGCATAAcctggagagtcttatgcatctcattaATGAAGtcatgtgggtcctccttgggcttagcacccgtgaacatcgggggatccaactgaagaaatatgttcaccctggaaccactagaatcctcttgttggctagaagaagtgggtgaaCCATTTGATCActgggcttgagaagccactatctttGCCAGCATCTGGATAgatcccctaagatcaacatcagaaacacccaAATCAGAAGCTAGAGCTGGTGGTGGAACCGTAATATTAATTGGAGGAACCGTTGTACCCCCAGTAGGTGCAGGAATTGGTGTGGCCTCGTCAGGTTTAGTGGAATTAGGAAAtgtagcagtcgggggattatcctcacccctagGGTATTCACTCGTCTCGccaaataaagggtcaactgccactcctaaggcggcattggctccttggccagtttttgctttcttcttaggtgccatgtactgaaaattaaagcaatgcacgagttagaggaggaatagtttcacaatcagtttcatcgcatgattcagaatatcaaagaagggtattattcctaaatgtccaagtagcctccaacttatcgatgtggtcgacaacacaccgataagaaggactctactagacacgactccgagacatcataggacactttaaaaccttagaatctgataccaagtttgtcacgccccaacctcgggaagcgcgactggcgctcaaccgagtgaacccagtcgagcaagcctgatagatactttctacccaactcacccatgatcaagtgaaggcatgatttcataaattatacagtagaaagttcatacatacaatactaaattgtttcattagctattttgtctttaagtctcaaaatacacatattattaTAGTTTGAGTGAAACAAGTGatcaaatacaacataacttatttaacattcctaacacccAAAtgcaacccacatagtgtctacggagcctctaaaatatacaaaagagtcTATGACAGTGCCGGTGATAAGGACCCGGCTATACCTTGAGACGTGATAatatatgaacaaaagatatattacgtgaccccgggatgaagtggggatCACCAAGTCTACTGGGAAGATGAAGttccactatcgctgatcaacattGCCTGCTATGtatccacctgcatccatttaaagatgtagcgcccccggaaaaagggacgttagtaccgtcgaataacactagtatgtatagctaaacaccatctcaatagaatgaatagtaATACAAGGGggacagtcaagaattcaataggtgcttcaaataatattaaaacatcaagttaaggatcacataagttttcaagtcaattcccatgttattaggttgggtgatctttagtgccgatattctACAATTCataataccaccgtattcttacacggagtccgatcacgaaccgatcggctaggttgtctcacttgagacatcaactaTAACCACAATTTTGATTATCATTTTCAACACAGTCATCACCATATATGctgcatggcatccgatcacgtcCCGTAGTCTGTCTtacccaagacattacctttttcattcaatcatctcacatcatatttctttcatatcttttcgattcattggcactagtgatcacgattacaaagtcattcttggcacttggccatatctcataattccagttcccttttccatattcaaacatcattataattatcaacaataataaggtTTTCCATTCAAGACATCAAATTTACATAAGatcaatttgggaatcttaggcacatagaggcttttcatacaatttggcatagcaacctttatttcgatcttgacatgaagtcttaacacttctaacacatattccacattttgaacacattctcaaattacaagatgacatgatgaagcatttagaataaatattgaacatacatccttcaacccaaccacattaggaatagccaattcaataatgatcaaggacttactccaattacatgaacaccgtgggattcgattctaagaagaagggggtttagccaacatacatcaatatagcttctcaaactctaaaacattccacaattcttagcacttcgatctattttagaagtATACCAAGTTGGACCaagattaggaagatgatcatgatttttagcttatttgagcatattatcaaacactaggggtgcatcaatattttaaggccctttttgtggaagattccatcattccccaatcaattctctaccatttttagctcacaaccttcccacatacttcaaggatacgtGTATGgaagacaacaacccccacacccaataattgtctcTCTAAATATTCTTTTTTGTAAAgtttgaaattgagagctaggacatacaTTCTTAactttagggtgaagacttcctttgttaatgctcaatgattgagcaagaattgatggataataggttgaaggtttctcccccactctaagaactctctctctcactctaaaatatcagaaatgtgctTAAAATGAGTtgtggcatatgttttaacgaagaAGGGtcaggtttaaaaaccccaaaaatgaagccctgAAATAGGATATGTGGCCGCAGAATGGTTATGCAGTACGCATATCGGCCACAAaatttgggtgccaaaactggaaaggaaCTAACCTGATCTGCGGTCACTATggggcccgcagacctgttctgcggtcgcataatgcaccgcagaacctccctccgaaaaatctcaaagctggatatgcgacaagagttcGGCCCGagaagtggttatgcggtcacataatggccgcaaaattgacatcaaaatgacccagaaaaACTGCCCCACTCTCCGACCATTCTGCGAttcgcagagtgattctgtgacCGCATAATAGGGCCGTAGAAATGCTTGTTTCttcccaatattttccttcaactccccagcacactattcaatccaaaaagtccgaaccgcaaCGAGCTTGcttgccgcgaagaatttctgcTATTATTAACCTTTACGCCTGCCTCGGCATCACGGAACCTCGATTTTTAGGAAACAtgttcacggggccttacattatttttgctgaatattttgtgaagatttttgtattcatttTGATTGAGCCGCGAGCTTCGTATTGtggatattattttgatgaatattttgtgagactttgtactcattgtgaCTGAGCCGTGAGCTACTTATTATGGAAAATAttcttattgttgatttattttggcaagttgaaatatttgggcacttgaggttcaaattgtgatatattgtgatattgatacgcatgcagtggtataaggtctaggtgttgaaacacatgcagtgagataagggtggtttgatacgcgtggctagtaggaaaactactagaagtcatgcggtg
This sequence is a window from Nicotiana tomentosiformis chromosome 5, ASM39032v3, whole genome shotgun sequence. Protein-coding genes within it:
- the LOC138891881 gene encoding uncharacterized protein; translated protein: MDWLYSCFAKLDCRTRTVRFEFPNAPVVEWKGDNVMPKGRFISYLKATKMINKECIYHLVRVMDTDAETPTLESVPVVNEFLVVFPDELPGIPLDREIDIGIAVMPDTHPISVLPYRMAPAEFKKLKEQLEDLIEKGFIRPSVSP